CCCGCTGATCTTCTGCCTGCTCCCCGTCATGTTCATCGTGATCCTCACGCCGGCCGTGATTGGCATCATCAACCAGTTCTCAAGCTGATCATTGGTGCCAGCCGCGGCATCCGTCTGCGAGTCGCCTTCACGCGGTCAGCGGAAGTTCACGAACTGCAGCGCGACGTCGAGGTCTTTGCCCTTCAGGAGCGCCATCGTCGCCTGCAGGTCGTCGCGGCTCTTCGACGAGACGCGGAGCTCGTCGCCCTGGATCTGGCTCTTCACGCTCTTCGGCGCCTCGTCGCGGATGATCTTGTTGATCTTCTTCGCGTTCTCGGAGTCGATGCCGGCCTTCATCGTGGTCTCGATGCGGTACTCCTTGCCCGACGCGAAGGGCTCGCCGGCGTCGAGCGAACGCAGCGAGATGCCGCGCTTGATGAGCTTCGCCTCGTACACCTCGAGGATCGCCTTCGCGCGCTCTTCGCTGTTGGCCTTGATCAGCACCTTGTCGCCGGACTGCTCGATCGACGCGCCCACGTTCTTGAAGTCGTAGCGCTGCGCGACCTCTTTCTGCGCCTGGTGGAGCGCGTTGTCGGCCTCCATCTGGTCGACCTTGGAAACGATGTCGAACGTTGAATCTGCCATGCCGCCAAGTGTAACGAGGAGCGGATGCCGCGCGCAGGGCGTGCTCGCGGCATCCGCTCGCCGCCCGCCTCAGCGCAACCAGACCGTGGTCGCGGGCGGCAGCACATCGCCGTCGATCGGGCTGCTCGCGAGCAGCACCTCGCCCTCGGGAAGCCGCGCCGGCTCCGAACCGAAGTTCGTGAACGAGCGCCATCCGCCGGGTCGCTCGAACGCGAGCACGGAGGCCGCGCCGCTGTCGAGCCACGTGAGCTCCTCGGAATCCTGGAGGTCGCGGCGCAGCCACAGCGCACGCCGGTAGAGGTTGAGCGTCGAGCCGGGATCGGCGTCCTCGGCCTCGACCGAGAAGTCGCCGAACCACACCGGCTGCGGCAAGTGCGCGCTGCCGTCGCCGAAGCCGAACGAGGAGCCCGATTTCGTCCACGGCAGTGGCACACGGCATCCGTCACGGCCGA
The Agromyces albus DNA segment above includes these coding regions:
- a CDS encoding YajQ family cyclic di-GMP-binding protein, which encodes MADSTFDIVSKVDQMEADNALHQAQKEVAQRYDFKNVGASIEQSGDKVLIKANSEERAKAILEVYEAKLIKRGISLRSLDAGEPFASGKEYRIETTMKAGIDSENAKKINKIIRDEAPKSVKSQIQGDELRVSSKSRDDLQATMALLKGKDLDVALQFVNFR